The Nitrospirota bacterium genome contains the following window.
GAGGTACTTCAGAACCGTCTTGATGACTTCAAAAGGTATGCAGGCTTTATAGACAACTATCTTTCAAAAAAGTCATAAACCTTTTTAACCTTCTTTTATTCAATCTTTTTTCAAGCTCCAGAAGTCCTATCTCGTTTAATTCAGTATGAATGTGGATACATGGTTACGAATTTAGTGATTTTATTTTCATTCTCTGTCATCTAAGGGTCTGTCATGAAATAACTTGTGCATTTAGGCGCTCAGATTTCGGTCAGGTTTGAGTGCGACCGATTGAGCAAACCCGAAGGCGTAGTTGAATCTACGCTGAGGGGTTGCGATTGAGGAGCACACAAAGACGGCCGGAAGATGAGATGCATAAATGTATAGGTTATTTTATGACAGACCCTAAGAAGAGTAGAACAATCTAATGAATTAAAAACCAACCTGCCACTTTCCCCTGTTTTACCCGAAATGCCAGTCCGGTTTTTTCATAAACCTGATATTCGCTGTTACCGGCTGTTACTTTTCTTCCGTAGGCACCATACGCCCTGTTGAGCTTTGATACGTCATCTCCAATATGCACGCCTTTTGTGGTTACGGCATCGGCCTCTCCCTGCCATAAGGCAATCACTGTACGATTGGAATCAATTGCCATCTGTGATTTGCCGGTAAATTGATAAACCTGAATCCTCTGGCCTTCAATCCATATCTCATTATTGCCCGACTGTGCATCTTTTGGTGTTGTTGCCACGCGTTGTGATAATGAGTATCCATTAATGGTCTCAGGCACAGCCTTTTCTGTTTGACCTGCTTGTATTGCAGCGGCAACAGGCTTTCCCATTTGTAAGAGTGCAAAACGGAATAATTCTTCATCACCACTTTTACGACCGGCGTCAGCCAATATTTTCCATTGTGCATTGGAGGCTTCAAGGTCTCCGGTTGCATTAAGGTATATAGCCAGATTCGCTCTTGTTATTGTGTCATATCCCTCACCGCCTTCTTCTATTGCCTGCTCCAGCAGTTGCCTTGCCTTCTCATCCTGTCCATCCAGATATGCTGAGATGCCGAGCAGCATTGAGGACATTGCATCACTGCCGAAACGCTTAACATAATTTCCGGCTATAATTCCATAAGCTGCCGGTGCATTGTCTAATAATAAATGGGCAGATGCCAGATTCCAGTATGACTCCTTATGAGATGGATCTATCCTGATTGCCTTTTCATAAGATGAAATTGCCTGCCTCAGTTTTTGCTCTATCTCATTTTGCAGTTTTAACACTTCAGTGGATAGTACACCGCCGCGTGTCCCGCCCCGCTGTGTCATCACCTTTTTGATAACTGTCTCTTCATCAAGCATAAAGGGGAACATAAAACTATGACTGAGTTTTCCTCCTTTGGATACAAGCTCTTTTCTCATAGTCATAGCCTCGCCAATATAGGTCATACCGATATTGTTATGCACCTCACGGCTTGGAAACTGGCGGCCAAAGACAGTAAAATATGAGCGTGCATCAGAAAATCTTCCGGAGATATATGCCTGTATCCCGAGTTCAAACAGTACGGTTTGATTTGCAAGCTCTTTCAGATATGCCTGAACCCTTGATGAGCGGCTTTGAGCCTTTGTACAGGAAGCTGAACCTGTCTTCTTTTTACATGGCTGGCCCCAGAGGCTTTCAACCCATTCCATAAAAAAGCGGCTGTCAGCCCCTGCTACCTGATTTGGATCAAAACCTGTTATGGTCATAAGCAGTAAACCTTCACGGTCTGCCTGAGTCTCTTTTGCCTCTATATCCGCTGTTTCCATCTGATCATAAGGGAGATTGCTCAACATCAGTCCCCTGACCTGCGGCGGCTGTTGGCCGGCAAGCCTGAAGAACCTGCGATGCCAGAGGTGATCCGCTCTCTGATGTGCCAGCTCATGGCCGAGGACAAATGCCAGACGGTCATGACCACCATGTAATTCTGCACGGAAGCACACATCTATAGCCTCCCTGCTCAGCAGGACGCTCCCGTCATCAAGTGATGCCGCCCATGGACCTGAATCAGAATGAACCACATAGAGTTTGGGCGGTATACGTGTTTCTTCCCATCCGGTAAGAAGACGATCAAATATCCCATGAGCATCTTTTACTGATAGGTCTTCGTCTGCTGTTATCTCAAAAGGCTTCCAGTAGGTGATGGATTCTTCCTGAGACTGAGGTACGGATGCCGCCATTGCAGTACAGAATATTGAAAAGGAAAGAGATAAAAAGAACATGAATAAAGCACGTCTAAGATTGAATAATCTCATAAGAATACTTTTCCCTATTAATTAATAAACTTAGAATAGAATGTCAGGATTTTAACAAATTGAAGAAATGGTAGTCAATAAGAAACTGACAGGCCTAAGAAGGTTTATTACCCCTCATAAACTTTCCTTGCACCTCATCAAATAATTCATACACTACCGGAACAACTATGAGGGTTAAAAATAGAGATGTAAGTAGTCCGCCTATTGTGGCGACTGCCATGGGGGCGCGGGTCTCGGAGCCTTCGCCTATGCCTATAGCTATGGGCATCATGCCCATGACCATGGCGAAGGTGGTCATTAGGATGGGGCGTAATCTTACAGGGCCTGCGGTTAGTATGGCCTCTCGCCTTTCCATCCCGCCGGCTCTCAGTGTATTGGTGTAATCAACAAGGAGTATGGCGTTCTTTTTTACGAGACCCATTAGTAGGATTAATCCGATGAAGCTGAATATATTAAGTGTCTGTCCGGTGATGAGTAATGCAACGAATGCCCCTATAAAGGAAAAAGGCATTGATAGCAATACTGTTATGGGGTGAATAAAACTCTCAAACTGAGACGCAAGCACCATATAGGCAAGGATGACGCCAAGAATAAGTGCAAAGATGAGATAGCCAAAGGATTCTCCCATGGTCTCTGCCATACCTTTGTAACCGGTTGTGTAATCAGGCGGCAGAATCTTTGCTGATATGCCATCGAGTTCAGTCATTGCCTGACCCAGCGTCTTTCCTTCAAGGTTGGCGAATACCATTACTGACCTCTGCCTGTCAATCCTGTTTATGACACTCGGGCCGCCGCCTTCCTGAATAGAAACAATATTCGAGAGTTCTACAAGCCTGCCGTCTTTTGCCCGGCAGTAGAGCTTTTCAAGGTCTCCGGGAATTTTCCTATCTTCGGGATTAAGCCTCATCCTCACATCATAACGCCTGCCGCGGCTTTCATCCTTGAATCTTGTAACATTTATCTCTCCGCTTATAAGGAAGTTCACTGTCTCTGCAACAGTTGTCACATCAACCCCTAAATCAGCGGCCTTATCCCTGTCAATATATATCCTTACCTCAGGTTTGCCGGTTTCCAGAGACGTATCAACATCAACGATACCGGGTAGTTTTGAAAACTCATTGACAATGCGTTTGCTGTATTGCTGAAGCCCTGCTAAATCACGCCCCCTGATTGCATACTGTATAGGGACATTCCTGATCCCGCCGCCTATGAGAGAAATATCCTCAGCAGTCCCTTTTAATCCCGGGATTACCCTGAACTTCTTCCTGAGGTCTTTCATGATCTCCTGCTGGCTGCGGTTTCTCTCAGATTTGGGTTTAAGCCCAATGAACATCATCCCCTTGTTGACATCGCCGAAAGACCCCTGTCCATAAAACACGCTGATTACCTCCGGTGTATTGCTGACTATTTCTTCTGCACCGGAAAACAGCCTGCCAATCTCATCTACCGAATAATCAATAGGCGCCTCAATTCTCACAAGAAATCTGGACTGGTCTTCAGAAGGGACAAACTCCTTTCCAAGAAACCTGGTTACGAACAGGCTGAGTGAGAAGATTATCAATGCAGACACTATTACAATTGCCCTGTGATTCATGGCAATCGTCAATAATCTCCTGTATAAATCTTCTATATATTTATAGGCAGCCTCGAACTTATCTGAAAAGCCCTTTAACATGCCGGGATTACCGGTGGAAGAATGGCTCTCTCTTTTTAAGAATCTCGAAGACAACATTGGAGTTAGTGTAAACGATACAAAAAGAGAGACCAGAACAGCAAAGACTACAGTCAAGGCAAACTGGAAAAAGAACATCCCGATAATGCCCTTCATAAATGCTACCGGCAGGAATATTACTACTATGGCAAGGGTTGTTGCCATTACAGCCATGCCAATCTCCCTTGTAGCAGATGATGCGGCCTCCATAACAGTGATACCCTTTTCAATATGGCGGTGGATATTTTCAATAACAATAATTGCATCGTCTATTAATATACCGACTGAGAGTGAAAGCCCGAGCATGGTCATGTTATTAAATGTGAAACCAAAGGCATTCATTATGGCAAATGTAGCAATAATAGATGTCGGGATGGCGAGGGCGCTGATAATCGTAACCCGTATACTTCTAAGAAATATAAGCACAGCGAGTGATGCAAATAGGCCGCCGTAAATAAGATGATGCTGTACCTCTGCAATGGATCGTTTAATAAACATGGACTGGTCAAAACTAATATCCAGTTTCATGCCGGATGGAAGGGATTTCCTGATCTTTTCAAGTTCCTTCTTGATCCTCTCTACTACCTCAACAGTATTTGTACCGGATTGTTTCTGGATTCCAAGTCCAACAGCAGGTATTCCATTGAATTTAGTAACAGAACGCTTCTCAGACATACCGTCCTCTACCCTGCCGACATCTTTAAGCCTGACCGGCGCCCCGCCTGTATATCCCACTATGAGGTCATTGAAGTCCTGTATATTTGTATACTCTCCTTTAATCTTTACCGCATACTCTTTGGTGTTCCCCTCAATCCTTCCGCCGGGAAGTTCAATGTTCTCCCTGCCTAATGTCCTGTACA
Protein-coding sequences here:
- a CDS encoding efflux RND transporter permease subunit; this encodes MWLADTSIKRPVFATMVILGIVLLGIVSYPRIGVDLFPKVEFPIVNISTTLRGASPEIMDIDVTDKIEEAVNTINGVKSITSTSTEGRSQVVVEFSLDRNIDLAVQDVREKISAVRGSLPQDIDEPVIEKVDPDATPVIWIALSGEKSIRELSTYANEVLKEQVQKINGVGAIRIAGLRLRQVRVWLDSEKLSAYNITAHDVYRTLGRENIELPGGRIEGNTKEYAVKIKGEYTNIQDFNDLIVGYTGGAPVRLKDVGRVEDGMSEKRSVTKFNGIPAVGLGIQKQSGTNTVEVVERIKKELEKIRKSLPSGMKLDISFDQSMFIKRSIAEVQHHLIYGGLFASLAVLIFLRSIRVTIISALAIPTSIIATFAIMNAFGFTFNNMTMLGLSLSVGILIDDAIIVIENIHRHIEKGITVMEAASSATREIGMAVMATTLAIVVIFLPVAFMKGIIGMFFFQFALTVVFAVLVSLFVSFTLTPMLSSRFLKRESHSSTGNPGMLKGFSDKFEAAYKYIEDLYRRLLTIAMNHRAIVIVSALIIFSLSLFVTRFLGKEFVPSEDQSRFLVRIEAPIDYSVDEIGRLFSGAEEIVSNTPEVISVFYGQGSFGDVNKGMMFIGLKPKSERNRSQQEIMKDLRKKFRVIPGLKGTAEDISLIGGGIRNVPIQYAIRGRDLAGLQQYSKRIVNEFSKLPGIVDVDTSLETGKPEVRIYIDRDKAADLGVDVTTVAETVNFLISGEINVTRFKDESRGRRYDVRMRLNPEDRKIPGDLEKLYCRAKDGRLVELSNIVSIQEGGGPSVINRIDRQRSVMVFANLEGKTLGQAMTELDGISAKILPPDYTTGYKGMAETMGESFGYLIFALILGVILAYMVLASQFESFIHPITVLLSMPFSFIGAFVALLITGQTLNIFSFIGLILLMGLVKKNAILLVDYTNTLRAGGMERREAILTAGPVRLRPILMTTFAMVMGMMPIAIGIGEGSETRAPMAVATIGGLLTSLFLTLIVVPVVYELFDEVQGKFMRGNKPS